From the Lathyrus oleraceus cultivar Zhongwan6 chromosome 3, CAAS_Psat_ZW6_1.0, whole genome shotgun sequence genome, the window CGATGTATCAAGAAAGTTACAATGCAAGGTGTGTGTGAGATCAATTCTCTCCTTACAAGTTTACTGACTATCAAACTAACTGACCAACCCTTAGATCCTTTTTATTTACATCTCATCAATTCCTTCCCAACCATTGGGTTTGGATGCCTATCAAAACACTTGGTATATGTAGATGACACACCAAAAGGTCATAAAAAAAGCCAGCATCTACTAGTAGAAATGCTTTACTTTTAGAACCCAAAAAAACTTTTATTTTTGCAAGTTGAAAAAAAAACATACCTCGAGATGGTCAAATTCATGTTGGAATATTCGTGCTGGAAGGCCAGACAAACTGATTGAAAACCGCATACCATTGACATCACGTGCATCAATCTTCACAGATTCTGGTCGCTGCACAGCAATAATGTGATTTGTTTGGGTAAGGATGAGATAAACAAATTCAAAGATCACCCCATCATAGTCATGTAATTTAGGGCACACAATGTTTCGTTATTTGGGTACATCTTGAAATatcaacaaaataaaaaatattaacTATATACACATCAATAACTTTGGTATGGATAGCAAACtaaacaaaatgaaataaataacAAATTTGAACAGACACCAGTGctatttacaaaataaatctaGAAGATATAAAATATACATATCGCCCTTGAAGCTAGTCATGGTAAGCACTAAACTATAACCAATGGAACAATTCATTTAGAAAGGAACTCCAATAAAAAACATGCAAAATTACAGGAAGTATTTAATGAACTTAAAAGGATGGTTGTGCTAAATAGCCGGTTCTTGTTGAATGCTAAGTTCCACATTTCTAGTTTCATTCTTGGTAGTTTGTAATTGCTAGAAAGGAGAAAAGTGCACACTCACCAAAAGCCAAAAATGGCAGGGAGAAACCCAATGAATATTGATAGGTTTAACAGAAAGTATTAACTGAAAAAAGACTGATTTGTATTGTAGATGAACTCTTGTGATTAATCCACTATAGAAGATGAATTACAACAGTAAATAAATGACAATGGATGCAGATGATTTTGCAGAGTGATATTGCTTCAATGAAATACTCAGCCCTGCTAATTCACTTCATTCTCATCACCCTGCTATATCAAAAAGCAAAAAATGATGCAATTAAACTTGATATTATCAACCCCTTCATTGATCTTCATTATTTTGACACAACTTTAACCCTTATAGAAATATCCAAGGAGTGTCTAAAGTGTGTCATAGTATAGGAAAAAAAAGTTTTTTTGGACTCCTGTCGTGTCGTATAACTGTTGGACACGAGGACATGCCTAATTTCAGAGGTGTCTATAAATGGAGAAGAATCTCCTTGCAAAATGAAGAGAAGACAGTAATTGATACTCCCACTTGAGAGCAACCCCTAGCGTGAGATGGAAAAAACCCCGGCACTCGTCCTTACTAATTCCACTTCACACTCCTTTAAACCACCTTAAGTTTTTTCTTAGCCACCAATTACAAGGTACCACCTGTCCATTTAGCTATAATTTCCCTTCTCTTCTAACTGCTTCCCTCTATCCTCGATTACTCATTGTACTTCCTCGTGTACCTATCAAATATCTACTAAACTTAAAAGTAAGGTTCTGCTATAAAAGACGGCAAATAGTTCAAACTTTTAGTTGCACCTTATTTTAGATTACGATTAATCTAAACACCAATAACTAAGCCTCGTTTGCATTATCAAGGAACTAAAATATGAATTAACATGCGCCTAATTATCATTAAATTTTTATTTGGTAAGACAGAATGCATGAGTAAGGATAGCAAAAGAAGGTACCGAGATTTTCATAGTTCAATGGTTGATAGGTATGAAGATTACTACAAAAATATAAATAGAATAGGTGAAAAAACCTTCATACTAAGGTCAAAAGTGGCTATATCTATAAACTAGCCTCAAAGGAAAGCTAGGTTCAAAATAGTCCATTAAAAGAAAAAGGTTTCATTTTCATACCTTTACATCAGCATTAATGCCGGGGAAAGATAGACAACCCTCATTATATAGTGTCCGGTTCATTGAGTATTTTCTGACTTTTGGATTTATAAGAACTATTTCTTCTCCTTCACCACGTTCACCTACCGGGTTGAAAACCATAAGTTGAACGTTAACCCCTACTTGGGGTGCTGAGAGGCCAATACCATCAGTTCTGTAAAAACAAAGTCAGCCAATAATATAGTATACAGTAAATTGGAAGGACTTGTTAAAAAGCACCCAATATAGATATTATTTTCAATTTCAGTCTAAATGTTCTAAAACAATGCAGATATCGAATTCTCTAAAATATCCCTCAATGTTAGTTGAATTCCGCTATTGATAATATTGACATTTACATTAACCTGGCTTACATGATCCAAAATATATTTGAAGTATTGTTCTAAATCAACTCTTTTTTCTGTTATATTATTATAATAGATATGTACTGTTTTTGCAAGGCCACAAGGTGAAGCAACGCACTTTGGGCGTGGGACTATTCTGCAATTGTGTGAGTGTGGGTTTTACATCTTCTTGTAGACTATGCTTTATATTACCCAAACTATTTCAAGCAACTAAACAAGGTAGCCATGAACGAAAACAAGAACCAACGCAATGTATTATCCTTTTCAGTGCATCTTCCTTAAAATTTCTTATGATGCAGTTCATTAATGATTTTCAATTAATATACATTCTACTCCATCAAACAAATAGAGACGGACCAAGGGCTTGTTTAGATTAATTTATTTGAACTTATCAACCAGAATACGACCTCGACACTGATAATACtttgaaaaaatgaataaatttaAAAGTGATCACAAGTTTCGGTGCAAATGTCCAACACCGACACGGACACGAACACAAGATTCTTTTAAGCTTATTTCCACAAGATTCTACAGAAACGACTTTAGCCTATGAGCAAACATTTTCCTTCTATTCCATCTTTAGTTAGAAACAGCCTATAAATAAGCAATTAATTGATAAAAAGTTAAGTAAAGTTGTATACCCAAAAGAAAATTAAACTGCAAGGAGGAAAAAAACAGTTGAAAATAGAAAAGTCTTACTTGTACATTACATCGAACATTTCATGGACAAGTTTCTTTGTACTATCATCAAAGGTTGCAATGCGTTTATTCTTTTTCCTTAGTTTTTGGTCGGGATATTTCAATACTTTAAGAGGGGCCTCAAATTCAAAATCAGCAGCTTTGAAATAAAACAATCTCAAACTCAAAATCAAGAGGTGTAAAAAAAAGCAATGGAAAAATATGACAAGAGGAGAACTCACGAGAAGCTAATTCATGTTGTGAGGATGAAAAGCCCGCCTTAGTCCGGTGGATGGAGGAGAGAGCCGGGTTGAAGGAGGATGGTTGACGGAAGCAGCCGCTTGGAACGGCAGCAAGTGCAGAACCGGTAGGATGATGAAGTAGAAGAGGGTGAGTTGGGAGGAGGGAAGCCATGGCCACGAATTGAGAACGGGGTAAGgttttagaaaataaaattaaatcGGGTAACTTCAAATAGATGGGAAATGTTACACAAAATTCGGTGTTTAAGAAAAGTAACTATAGAATAATGGGATTGATCGGATGCGTTAGTTTTGGGTTTTGGTTTAAGCGTTTAGATCCTCGAAGTGTGTTTTTATTAAAATTTTAGATTTGAATCCAATTAAGTATTTATTTGAATCCAATTAAGTATtaataataaattttatatttGGTCAGTatgttgtagcggtaaatttatgatcATCAAGTTATTGATAAGATAGAcatcaataaaatcagagtcgtcactgcacttttattgtttccaatgaaaaagggaaaagtacgaataaaatccaaaaataaaaagttttcaaatcaaaactaataaaaatgtcagagattagaagtaaggggttggttacacagagggaaggtgttaacactcaaagtgtcataggtacttcctctagtatgcctcagtcttccggtgcttggaagaagattgttggccagattgtccttgagaaggctcagatgaagacttcttttgagtccgagattcgacgcatcaGAAGGAAGTACACGCTGTAgcaaaaaattcatgatcatcaagctattgacaagctagagatcaattaacaagagtaaccaccgcgcttttattgtttccaaggaaaaagggaaaagtacgaacaaaacccaataagtaagaagttttcaaataaaaactactccctccgttcctttttaagtgtcactttcttgataaatttttgtttctttttaattgtcacttgcaaagttTAAGGTAGTATTAAATGtaattttgtcaaaattaccctCATGCAATTATTAGGGAGagaaaaaaagtaaaatgaaGGTAATATATgattaagggtattataggtaaaatgagaattattttttaaaaaataacaataatgattagctttcttggtatgtgtaaaaagtcaaaaaatgacacttaaaaaggaaaGGAGGGAgtaataaaagtcagagatcacaggtaagggggttggttacacagagggaaagtgttagcacccaaagtgtcctaggtactcctagggagccctttttgtgtgcatatgtacttagtataaagtgatgtttacaaacaaatagaatgggggatgagaaaagaattcattaattatatttttgtgtttgacaagaccttcggacttgtgcctacgtaccaacataaacaatgagggatcaaaacctcgtagttcgtgatacaaatttcaaagtgaatgcattgcttttaatcaaaaattaagtttgaaaggcacaagggcctagaaaatggtttgaatgagttagttctttttgacttttgaaaattttaagtcaagtatagttaagtttatttacaagtttgatttaagaaaagaagtttgaaaatgcaatggcataaggccaacgtttctagtttgcaaagtggtcaaagttaagaaaaaaaacaagttcaatcaaagaagttttttaaaaggagagagagattttgaaattaaagagatggggaggagatgaagagactaatcctaagcacaaatttaaaagttaagagttgaaaagatctgacccatgggtaacaatccaatagacaagaatgtcatatagaaaccccaagttcccttggatattagaatgaagcaacaaacaatgcatacaatattatcttgaagagcaaggcatcaaataaagatagcctcatccaagctttagccactccataatctccttcaaatttgctcatgtaatagatgaattccacaaatcataggttcaaaataacagcttcacaatgatctTGTAGCAGAcgaactcagatggatcttcaaagatgtatcagatgaagtttcaaattgcaagcacttggtttcacaaaaattggtattggccaaatcctttagcataggaatgttgcctaaattctaagtcaaattttccaagatcaagtcaacagtccacacaatagttttttagggtttttgttcttattatgtacattagtggtcaaagaccatacaaacaaacaaaatatacacaaacaatatatatcacacaatatggtccaagtggacaaagtgaaaagagcattaacataaacaattagaatggtatgaataatgacaaatgaatatagacttgaaattaaatggcattaaagtaaatggcttgaaatgaaatgttatttgttaatgagttagaagttagtattgttttgcttttttt encodes:
- the LOC127128016 gene encoding peptide deformylase 1B, chloroplastic/mitochondrial; the encoded protein is MASLLPTHPLLLHHPTGSALAAVPSGCFRQPSSFNPALSSIHRTKAGFSSSQHELASPADFEFEAPLKVLKYPDQKLRKKNKRIATFDDSTKKLVHEMFDVMYKTDGIGLSAPQVGVNVQLMVFNPVGERGEGEEIVLINPKVRKYSMNRTLYNEGCLSFPGINADVKRPESVKIDARDVNGMRFSISLSGLPARIFQHEFDHLEGILFFERMTDEVLDSIRAQLQALEMKYEEMTGFPSPEKIESRRRRKVATGFGKSKPLR